Proteins encoded within one genomic window of Cellulomonas xiejunii:
- a CDS encoding Fic family protein: MSDQPTDVEPGAGDDAAWPALTAEPRDWTSNLDDGRLSVWERQRISRPYKASVLPSIAHRTPRISSNVQVLVNDATSDVARFDSEVATMPVPMPAVLLRTESASSSQIEHLTTNARNLAMASLGVGSKQNAELVAANVRAMNEALAVGDDITPDTILAVHHALLAVSDPDVAGRWRAEQVWVGASAISPHGADFIPPHHERVQAAIDDMVTFAERDDIPALTHAALVHAQFETIHPFVDGNGRTGRVLLQQVLRRRGLTRHTTVPVSAGLLRDPDRYFRALTSYREGDPDVIVEQVAYAAVAATINGRHLADDVMALRAAWQDQIKARSDSAAWRLIDALVAQPVVNADYVAATLAISDRGARNAIEVLEKAGVLQPSTSALRHKVWQAPQVLAAMDAFAARAGRRA, translated from the coding sequence ATGAGCGACCAGCCGACGGACGTCGAACCCGGCGCGGGCGACGACGCAGCGTGGCCCGCGCTCACCGCCGAGCCCCGCGACTGGACATCGAACCTCGATGACGGGCGCCTCAGCGTCTGGGAACGCCAGCGGATCTCGCGCCCCTACAAGGCGTCAGTCCTGCCATCGATCGCGCACCGGACCCCGCGCATCAGCAGCAACGTGCAAGTCCTCGTCAACGACGCGACCTCCGATGTCGCGCGGTTCGACAGCGAAGTCGCAACGATGCCTGTCCCCATGCCCGCGGTCCTGCTCCGCACCGAGTCGGCGTCCAGCTCCCAGATCGAGCATCTGACCACCAACGCCCGCAACCTCGCCATGGCAAGTCTCGGAGTTGGATCCAAGCAGAACGCCGAGCTCGTGGCCGCGAACGTGCGCGCCATGAATGAAGCCCTCGCCGTTGGCGACGACATCACCCCCGACACGATCCTTGCCGTTCACCACGCCTTGCTCGCCGTGTCAGACCCCGACGTCGCCGGCCGATGGCGCGCCGAACAGGTGTGGGTGGGCGCCTCCGCGATCAGCCCGCACGGCGCCGACTTCATCCCCCCGCACCATGAACGCGTGCAGGCCGCGATCGACGACATGGTCACGTTCGCTGAGCGCGACGACATCCCCGCACTCACGCACGCAGCGCTCGTCCATGCCCAGTTCGAGACCATCCACCCGTTCGTCGACGGCAACGGGCGCACCGGCCGCGTGCTGCTGCAGCAGGTTCTGCGCCGCCGGGGCTTGACCCGGCACACGACCGTGCCCGTGTCCGCCGGCCTCTTGCGCGATCCCGACCGCTACTTCCGCGCGCTCACCAGCTACCGGGAAGGTGACCCCGACGTCATCGTCGAACAGGTCGCCTACGCGGCAGTGGCCGCCACCATCAACGGCCGTCACCTCGCCGACGACGTCATGGCCCTTCGCGCTGCATGGCAGGACCAGATCAAGGCCCGATCCGACTCGGCAGCGTGGCGCCTCATCGACGCACTCGTCGCCCAGCCCGTCGTGAACGCTGACTACGTCGCAGCGACGCTCGCCATCTCCGACCGTGGTGCCCGCAACGCCATCGAGGTCCTCGAGAAGGCCGGCGTCCTTCAACCGTCGACCTCGGCGCTACGGCACAAGGTCTGGCAGGCCCCGCAGGTTCTTGCCGCGATGGACGCGTTTGCCGCCCGTGCTGGGCGCCGCGCGTGA
- a CDS encoding TetR family transcriptional regulator, protein MTAPEPPPPPGPGRPRATTHRAIRDAAMREFAAHGYAATSVERIAQAAGIGRNTFFRYFPTKLDVLGDDYTANQEVVAQHLRDAPAGGDVLEQVIEAVRASIRYDDADREFYRLRLQVLAQDPTVPHAWARPLVSGWAELIASHVLASATDTGPRNRAVAQAVGYGMRGVLASVLEAWSEDELGLGAALDLLAATVREMFGPAVRTLAR, encoded by the coding sequence GTGACCGCCCCCGAGCCGCCCCCTCCTCCGGGCCCCGGCCGACCCCGTGCCACCACCCACCGCGCGATCCGCGACGCCGCGATGCGCGAGTTCGCCGCCCACGGCTACGCGGCGACGAGCGTCGAGCGCATCGCCCAGGCCGCCGGCATCGGGCGCAACACGTTCTTCCGCTACTTCCCCACCAAGCTCGACGTCCTCGGCGACGACTACACCGCCAACCAGGAGGTCGTCGCCCAGCACCTGCGCGACGCCCCGGCGGGCGGTGACGTGCTCGAGCAGGTCATCGAGGCCGTCCGCGCCTCGATCCGGTACGACGACGCCGACCGGGAGTTCTACCGGCTGCGCCTGCAGGTCCTCGCGCAGGACCCGACGGTCCCGCACGCGTGGGCGCGGCCGCTGGTCTCGGGCTGGGCCGAGCTGATCGCGTCGCACGTGCTGGCCTCCGCCACCGACACCGGCCCGCGCAACCGGGCGGTCGCGCAGGCGGTCGGCTACGGGATGCGCGGCGTCCTGGCCAGCGTCCTGGAGGCGTGGTCCGAGGACGAGCTCGGGCTCGGTGCTGCGCTCGACCTGCTCGCGGCGACCGTGCGCGAGATGTTCGGGCCGGCGGTGCGGACGCTGGCACGGTGA
- the baiCD gene encoding bile acid Fe-S flavoenzyme BaiCD, producing MLYPHLFSPLTVRGVTLKNRVDFPAMATKMGADGGYVTDALIDYHVARARGGCGLLTVEATSVHKPTAPRNFMSIADDSYLEGWIRFNEAVHAAGGKTCIQLWQGGIITPGQDPATYAVIPSDMPVAAGVVLPGATVETIAEVVQAWGEAAARAVAAGFDVLEFHAGHNYSPEMFLSPGFNHRTDEYGGSAENRMRYPLECIDAIRAAIPDDVPLMMRVSAGDDGVPGGNTVDDVIAFTKVAREHGVDMVNVSRGTPMSVNLQVPTMDHDRGFNVHNAAKFKAGTGLVTVAVGRINDPQQAEDIIASGQADMVVMGRAQIADAEFCNKAMAGEEWRIIRCIGCNQGCFDRIASANAATFPHISCLQNPAVGREAEFRIPKTDNPRTVLIAGGGIGGMEAAERLHALGHKPILCEASARLGGQFYMAGLAPRKQEMSDAALSRASTLEHFGVDVRLSTPVTPELIDQVAPDEVIIAIGSTPITLDLEGSDQNSVIDTETVLTGYSQLAGDVVVIGGGLVGLEVAEYLAQNDPRVTSVTVVEMGSEVGRDLGMLRKQEVLKHLALHEVTTVVDTRCLRINAEGVVVEHDGEVSTIPATGVVVAVGSRSLDTTELTDHCLARKIPFHIIGDARSPRRAIDAVAEAAEVAISMR from the coding sequence ATGCTCTACCCCCACCTGTTCTCGCCGCTGACCGTCCGGGGTGTGACGCTCAAGAACCGGGTCGACTTCCCGGCCATGGCGACCAAGATGGGCGCCGACGGCGGGTACGTGACCGACGCGCTCATCGACTACCACGTCGCCCGCGCCCGCGGCGGCTGCGGCCTGCTCACGGTCGAGGCGACCTCCGTGCACAAGCCGACGGCGCCGCGCAACTTCATGTCGATCGCCGACGACTCCTACCTCGAGGGCTGGATCCGCTTCAACGAGGCCGTCCACGCCGCCGGCGGCAAGACGTGCATCCAGCTGTGGCAGGGCGGCATCATCACGCCCGGGCAGGACCCGGCCACCTACGCCGTCATCCCCAGCGACATGCCGGTCGCGGCCGGTGTCGTCCTGCCCGGAGCGACCGTGGAGACGATCGCCGAGGTCGTGCAGGCGTGGGGCGAGGCGGCCGCGCGCGCGGTCGCGGCGGGCTTCGACGTCCTGGAGTTCCACGCCGGCCACAACTACTCCCCGGAGATGTTCCTCTCGCCCGGGTTCAACCACCGCACCGACGAGTACGGCGGCAGCGCGGAGAACCGCATGCGCTACCCGCTGGAGTGCATCGACGCGATCCGCGCAGCCATCCCGGACGACGTCCCGCTCATGATGCGCGTCTCCGCGGGCGACGACGGGGTCCCCGGCGGCAACACCGTCGACGACGTCATCGCCTTCACCAAGGTCGCGCGTGAGCACGGCGTCGACATGGTCAACGTGTCCCGCGGCACGCCGATGAGCGTGAACCTGCAGGTCCCGACGATGGACCACGACCGCGGGTTCAACGTCCACAACGCCGCCAAGTTCAAGGCGGGCACCGGCCTGGTCACCGTCGCCGTCGGCCGGATCAACGACCCGCAGCAGGCCGAGGACATCATCGCGTCGGGGCAGGCGGACATGGTCGTCATGGGCCGCGCCCAGATCGCCGACGCCGAGTTCTGCAACAAGGCCATGGCGGGCGAGGAGTGGCGGATCATCCGCTGCATCGGCTGCAACCAGGGCTGCTTCGACCGGATCGCGTCCGCGAACGCCGCGACCTTCCCGCACATCTCCTGCCTGCAGAACCCGGCCGTGGGACGCGAGGCGGAGTTCCGGATCCCCAAGACCGACAACCCCCGCACGGTCCTCATCGCCGGCGGCGGCATCGGCGGCATGGAGGCCGCCGAGCGCCTGCACGCGCTGGGGCACAAGCCGATCCTCTGCGAGGCGTCGGCGAGGCTCGGCGGGCAGTTCTACATGGCCGGGCTCGCCCCGCGGAAGCAGGAGATGAGCGACGCGGCGCTCAGCCGTGCCAGCACGCTCGAGCACTTCGGCGTGGACGTGCGGCTGAGCACGCCCGTGACGCCGGAGCTCATCGACCAGGTCGCCCCCGACGAGGTGATCATCGCGATCGGCTCGACCCCCATCACCCTGGACCTCGAGGGCTCCGACCAGAACTCCGTCATCGACACCGAGACGGTCCTGACGGGCTACTCCCAGCTCGCGGGCGACGTCGTGGTCATCGGAGGCGGGCTCGTCGGCCTCGAGGTCGCCGAGTACCTCGCCCAGAACGACCCGCGGGTCACGTCCGTCACGGTCGTCGAGATGGGCTCCGAGGTGGGCCGCGACCTGGGCATGCTGCGCAAGCAGGAGGTCCTCAAGCACCTCGCCCTGCACGAGGTCACGACGGTCGTGGACACCCGCTGCCTGCGGATCAACGCCGAGGGCGTCGTCGTCGAGCACGACGGCGAGGTCTCGACGATCCCCGCCACCGGCGTCGTCGTCGCTGTCGGCTCGCGCTCCCTGGACACCACCGAGCTCACCGACCACTGCCTGGCCAGGAAGATCCCGTTCCACATCATCGGCGACGCACGCTCCCCGCGGCGCGCGATCGACGCCGTCGCCGAGGCCGCGGAGGTCGCGATCTCGATGCGGTGA